In Plasmodium brasilianum strain Bolivian I chromosome 12, whole genome shotgun sequence, the genomic window TGCAATTAATAGAGGAAATTCAGTTTGCCTTTTTAGATGTTCAAATaatgcatatgtacacagATTTGCATAAGAAGCATTGTTTATTCCAATATTTGCTAATTCTAACAAATTAGGAGGTATAGAAAATTTATCTAATATGTTTGGAATTTTTACATTgtcataataaaatttatataatttttgcttaaacatatttttctctCTCTCACTTATGCTGTTATATGTCTCATCATTTTCTATTTCTGCATTAATtgtctttttaataatatcatcgtatattcttttattgtataataaatgtGTTCCATCTAAACAAGtagtatttaaaatatttttatttattttaatttcttttaaaaaattttcattaacttTTACAATATCTTCAAGGAATTGTCTGCTTAACTCTGGTTGGATATATAAATTAGTATTACTGCGAACaatatcatttatatcaaatttatactttttcatattaGGTATAAAAATGACAAACCAGTTGTTTAGCTTTGCCCACAAAACAACACTATTTAATATGCAGCTCTTTCCTGTACCTCTTTTTCCGTCTATTAAGATGCTCCTACTTCTGTATGAAGAAGAGATGTTTTCATTGTTCTCCCAGTTATGATCTTTATTCATCCTTAATTTGTTGTCTGTATGTGTAGTATAGGAAAAAGTGTTTGCCTTTACTCCCTCATTGATGGTAGCACTGTTCTCCATCATAGCGCTTATATCATAATACGGTGAgatgatatttttttgtaaaaaataattatctaAATCGTACGAATCTCTTTTCTTATTTGATTTAAAGTCTTGTGCGCAGtgtaataattcatttataatcTCATACGTTAATTTTCTGTATAATATTCCGACACCTTTCACATTCTGCAAGTTGTTCATTATAGTCTTTTTATCACGCGTATCGCTACtgctattactactacttctactactactactacttctactattactactactactgctattactattactactactactgatATTACTACCagtactactactattactgttattttttatttcattaattaacATGTCCAAGTTGTCGGTATCCCCGTTATGCATTAATATATCCTTAGGGAGCTCTCCTGATAGCCCTTCGGGAAAAAATGTATccaaatattctttttcaaaaagaaaatatttatctatattttcaATACAAAAGTCAGatgattttatattttttattttctcattttccacatttatatatatatttgagttaaaaaagaaatcatTCATATGCCTTTTCTCCTTCTTTACTTGAATATTTAATAACTTGCTATATCTATCTTCATCATATGGGAATGCAActaattctttattatatatgttatgtatatcgtcttcattttttctatttctttctATGTATGTTTTGTGAACCTTAGTATTGTTAATAATCgatgtaattttatatgtgtTAATTTTCCTAACAAACACTGACAGCGATTTCATATTAATTTGTGtggaaaagaacaaaaattacaaaataaaaatgaggaaaaagGATAGTTTCTCATCATAAATAATTGTGTAAGTGGtcaattataataaagaaaaggtCAATGAAAAGAAACAAACACACTGATTTCTCCTTCTActgaaaaagtaaaaatttatagcACCAAAAGTGGAAGAAGAATTTGAGTTAGTGTTCGAGTTGGTGTTCGCGTTCACGTTCACATGCGCATCTTTGGAACATTTATTCATTCCTgcatacatattaaaatgttaaaaaaaagaaaatatcgCTACGTGCTAAAGTGAAATAATTCGAACATGCGATTGGaccaaataatataaatgatgcattatttttcctttttgtgggaaaaaaacaaaaaatgaaatattcatCTACCTTTACGAGAAAATATACTATTGTACATAgtattgtatgtatgtgtaacAGGGCCtcttattatatacacaaaataaaagatgaaaataagaacaaaagaaatttttatgaGGGATAGGagggaaaattaaaaaacaatatcGATTCCGTGTTCgatcatttttaaatatacattcttTTGAAACGTTGCAATAAAgtatttaataattcatttgtTGACATTAGAAATGGCAATAATTATGTCGTAAAAATATGTCTACCATTGTTTAACGCCTTTGTTTTTACGGCACAAATTATATGGTactattaattttaactgtgaggtcaaaaaaaaaaaaaaaaaaaaatactatacaaacatacaa contains:
- a CDS encoding ribosomal protein S29, with protein sequence MNKCSKDAHVNVNANTNSNTNSNSSSTFVFVRKINTYKITSIINNTKVHKTYIERNRKNEDDIHNIYNKELVAFPYDEDRYSKLLNIQVKKEKRHMNDFFFNSNIYINVENEKIKNIKSSDFCIENIDKYFLFEKEYLDTFFPEGLSGELPKDILMHNGDTDNLDMLINEIKNNSNSSSTGSNISSSSNSNSSSSSNSRSSSSSRSSSNSSSDTRDKKTIMNNLQNVKGVGILYRKLTYEIINELLHCAQDFKSNKKRDSYDLDNYFLQKNIISPYYDISAMMENSATINEGVKANTFSYTTHTDNKLRMNKDHNWENNENISSSYRSRSILIDGKRGTGKSCILNSVVLWAKLNNWFVIFIPNMKKYKFDINDIVRSNTNLYIQPELSRQFLEDIVKVNENFLKEIKINKNILNTTCLDGTHLLYNKRIYDDIIKKTINAEIENDETYNSISEREKNMFKQKLYKFYYDNVKIPNILDKFSIPPNLLELANIGINNASYANLCTYALFEHLKRQTEFPLLIATDQYNYSLSVSEYLSINFENTKYNGYIPTYYFTIPKLLLQWNASKYKRCVKIVATCWDRENRRNFRPDLLGIHKKEIKTVRNYTLREFKNYVAHLFNQNVIYNFDINKLEYFYMLTG